Proteins co-encoded in one Gracilimonas sp. genomic window:
- the tmk gene encoding dTMP kinase, producing MLITFEGIDGSGKSTQISLLKERLTKLGHKVEVFREPGGTDVSEMIRGMLLNPELDIDPITELLLFSSARSQLVAEKVRPLLKQDVIVILDRFYDSTTAYQGFGRKSMPIDQINQINAAATHNLVPDFTFYLRLSLEEAAERTKNFEKDRMELSGDSFFKRVFDGFEHLAETETRFKTIDAGQDKDSIHDDIFKELQSSL from the coding sequence ATGCTAATTACATTTGAAGGAATAGACGGAAGCGGGAAGTCCACACAGATTTCCCTGTTAAAAGAACGATTGACCAAGCTGGGGCATAAAGTGGAGGTATTTCGGGAGCCCGGAGGAACCGATGTCTCTGAGATGATTCGCGGAATGCTGCTCAACCCCGAACTGGATATTGACCCGATAACTGAGCTCTTGCTGTTTTCATCAGCGCGCTCACAGTTGGTTGCCGAGAAAGTGCGTCCTCTGCTTAAACAAGATGTAATAGTAATCCTGGATCGCTTTTATGACTCTACAACTGCTTACCAGGGGTTTGGGCGCAAGAGTATGCCCATCGATCAGATTAATCAAATCAATGCAGCAGCTACGCACAACCTGGTTCCTGATTTTACTTTTTATTTGAGGCTTAGCCTGGAAGAGGCTGCCGAGCGGACCAAGAACTTTGAAAAAGATCGTATGGAGCTCTCAGGAGATTCTTTTTTCAAACGCGTTTTCGATGGATTTGAGCATTTAGCCGAAACTGAAACCCGTTTTAAAACCATTGATGCGGGGCAGGATAAAGATTCGATTCACGATGATATCTTTAAGGAGCTGCAATCATCGCTTTAA